Within Pseudomonas sp. LBUM920, the genomic segment GGCACTACAAGGCCGTCGTCGGCCACCAGCTGGCGCAGTACGCTGTTGAGGCGCCAGTTGTCGAAACGGATGTTGGCGCGCTGCTCGGTACGGTCATCGCGTACCCGGCGCAGGATGGTCTGGATGCGTGCCACCAGCTCGCGCGGTTCGAAGGGTTTGGACATGTAGTCATCGGCGCCCAGTTCCAGGCCGATAATGCGGTCGGTGGGTTCGCAGCGCGCGGTGAGCATCAGGATCGGGATGTCCGATTCGGTGCGCAGCCAACGGCACAGTGACAGGCCGTCTTCGCCCGGCAGCATCAGGTCGAGTACCACCACATCAAAGGTTTCGGCTTGCATGGCCGTGCGCATGGCGGTGCCGTCGGTGACGCCGACGGCGAGAATATTGAAGCGCGCCAGGTAGTCGATCAGCAGTTCACGAATCGGTAGATCGTCATCGACGATCAGCGCACGGGTGTTCCAGCGCTTGTCTTCGGCGATCACCGCGCCTTTTTGCTCTTCGTTTACAGAGACGGTAGGGGTATGCATAGTGCGATCATCTGCCTGGGTTGTTGCTGTCAGCATAGGCGCCCAGCTCCATGGCTGGAAGTGCTGGACGGGCGGTCATGTGCGCGAGGCTAGACGCGGTGCGTGTTGAGGGCATGTCGTGAATGTATCAGCCTTGACACAATTGCTCTAAATGCCGGGTCACGGGCGCTCGATCAGTATTTTACCGATCATCGGATCCCGCAACGGCGCCGCTTGCGCTACAATCCGCGCCGATTTCGACTTGCCTGAGAGCCCATTCCAATGCCCGTCTGCCAGACTCCTATCATCGTCGCCCTGGATTACCCCACTCGTGACGCCGCACTGAAGCTGGCTGACCAGTTGGACCCCAAGCTTTGCCGGGTCAAGGTCGGCAAGGAACTGTTCACCAGTTGCGCCGCCGAAATTGTCGGCACCCTGCGTGACAAAGGCTTCGAAGTGTTCCTCGATTTGAAATTCCATGACATCCCTAACACCACCGCCATGGCAGTCAAGGCCGCGGCTGAGATGGGCGTGTGGATGGTCAATGTGCACTGCTCCGGCGGCCTGCGCATGATGACTGCCTGCCGTGAAGTGCTGGAACAGCGCAGCGGCCCGAAACCGCTGCTGATTGGTGTGACCGTGCTGACCAGCATGGAGCGCGAGGACCTGGCCGGCATCGGCCTGGATATCGAACCTCAGGAGCAGGTATTGCGCCTGGCGGCGCTGGCGCAGAAGGCAGGGCTTGATGGCCTGGTGTGCTCGGCGCTGGAGGCCCAGGCCTTGAAGACCGCTCACCCATCGCTGCAACTGGTCACCCCGGGCATTCGCCCGGCGGGCAGTGCCCAGGATGACCAGCGCCGTATTCTGACGCCGCGTCAGGCACTGGACGCGGGCTCGGACTACCTGGTGATCGGTCGCCCGATCAGCCAGGCGGCCGATCCGGCGAAGGCGTTGGCCGCAGTTGTCGCCGAAATCGCCTGAATATCGCTGAGCTAAAATGTGGGAGCGGGCTTGCTCGCGAAAGCGGTGTATCAGACACACATCCGGTGACTGACACTCCGCATTCGCGAACAAGCCCGCTCCCACATTTCGATCCACCGTGGTCAGTTAACTTTTAGAATCAACTTCCCAAAGTTTTCGCCGTTAAACAGTTTCATCAGCGTTTCCGGGAACGTCTCCAGCCCCTCGACAATATCCTCCTTGCTCTTGAGCTTGCCCTGCGCCATCCAGCCGGCCATTTCCTGCCCGGCTGCGGCAAAGTTCGCCGCATGGTCCATCACCACAAAGCCTTCCATTCGCGCGCGATTGACCAGCAACGATAAGTAGTTGGCGGGGCCTTTCACGGCTTCTTTATTGTTGTACTGGCTGATGGCACCACAAATCACCACCCGCGCCTTTAATGCGAGGCGGCTGAGCACCGCGTCGAGGATGTCGCCGCCGACGTTATCGAAATACACGTCCACGCCTTTAGGACATTCGCGCTTGAGGGCGGCTGGCACGTCTTCGCTTTTGTAGTCGATGGCTGCGTCGAAGCCCAATTCATCCACGAGGAATTTGCACTTGTCGGCGCCGCCGGCGATGCCCACCACGCGGCAGCCTTTGATCTTGGCAATTTGCCCGGCAATGCTGCCCACCGCACCGGCGGCGCCGGAGATCACCACGGTTTCGCCGGCCTTGGGCGCGCCCGTTTCGAGCAGGGCGAAGTAGGCGGTCATGCCCGTCATGCCGAGCGCCGACAGGTAGCGCGGCAGCGGCGCGAGTTTGGGGTCCACCTTATAGAAGCCGCGCGGTTCGCCGAGGAAGTAATCCTGCACGCCCAGCGCGCCATTGACGTAATCACCCACTGCAAATTTCGGGTTGTTCGACGCAATCACCTTGCCCACACCCAGTGCGCGCATCACTTCACCAATGCCGACGGGCGGAATGTAAGACTTGCCCTCGTTCATCCAGCCACGCATGGCCGGGTCCAGGGACAGGTATTCGTTGTGCACCAGCACTTGCCCATCCCCTGGCGTGCCCACCGGCACTTCCTGATAGGTGAAGGTCTCCCGTGTCGCCGCGCCGACCGGGCGTTTGGCGAGCAGGAACTGGCGGTTGGTCTGGGCAGTCATGGCAAAGGACTCTTTAGAAGTGAACCCCAAGTGATAGACCCCTAACGGCCTGAGAGCAAGGTTGTCCGAGAGGCGCGAATGCCCGCCGATAGGCCTGGCTGATAGTGAGACGGGAGGCCTTATCACTGCGATTCATACACCGCCAACTGGCCTTCTGATAGTGCTGACGCACCCGTCCTACGCTTGGCTAGACTCGGCCCACGGCTATTTTCCCCACAGGACATTCCCATGAGCATGACGTTTTCCGGCCAGGTCGCCCTGGTCACCGGCGCCGCCGCCGGTATTGGCCGCGCCACCGCGCTGGCATTTGCCGCCGAAGGCTTGAAAGTGGTGGTTGCCGACCTGGACGTGGCGGGCGGCGAGGGCACCGTCGCGCTGATTCAACAGGCGGGCGGCGAGGCGTTGTTCGTGCGCTGCAACGTCACGCTGGAAGCGGACGTGCAGCAGTTGATGGCGCAGACCGTCGCCGCCTATGGTCGGCTGGACTACGCCTTCAACAATGCCGGGATCGAGATCGAGAAGGGCAGGCTGGCCGACGGCAGCCTGGATGAGTTCGACGCGATCATGGGCGTTAACGTCAAGGGCGTGTGGCTGTGCATGAAGCACCAGTTGCCGCTGCTGCTGGCCCAAGGCGGCGGGGCGATCGTCAACACCGCCTCGGTGGCGGGGTTGGGGGCGGCGCCGAAGATGAGCATTTATGCCGCGTCCAAACATGCCGTGATCGGCTTGACCAAATCGGCGGCCATCGAGTACGCGAAAAAGAAAATCCGCGTGAATGCGGTGTGCCCAGCGGTGATCGACACCGACATGTTCCGGCGTGCCTATGAAGCCGACCCGCGCAAGGCAGAGTTTGCCGCCGCCATGCACCCGGTCGGGCGCATCGGCAAAGTCGAGGAAATCGCCAGTGCGGTGTTGTACCTGTGCAGCGACGGTGCCGCGTTCACCACGGGCCAGGCGTTGGCGGTGGACGGTGGCGCGACGGCGATCTAGGACTCGGCGCCACTGCATATTCGAAAAGGCGAGGGGCGCTGTGGGGCGTTTCCAGGGCTGGCACAAGGCCTCGTCAGAATGTGTATCAGTAGGTAAATAATCCAATAAAATCAATACTTTAATAAATTTCGGCGGCAGGTCGAACCCGGCTTCTGTGCTTAACTGTTTGGGGTTGAATAACAGACAGTTGAAGTGAGGGGCTCA encodes:
- a CDS encoding response regulator, with translation MHTPTVSVNEEQKGAVIAEDKRWNTRALIVDDDLPIRELLIDYLARFNILAVGVTDGTAMRTAMQAETFDVVVLDLMLPGEDGLSLCRWLRTESDIPILMLTARCEPTDRIIGLELGADDYMSKPFEPRELVARIQTILRRVRDDRTEQRANIRFDNWRLNSVLRQLVADDGLVVPLSNAEFRLLWVFIERPRRVLSREQLLDAARGRSIEAFDRSIDLLVSRLRQKLGDDPKAPQLIKTVRGEGYLFDARDIG
- the pyrF gene encoding orotidine-5'-phosphate decarboxylase, giving the protein MPVCQTPIIVALDYPTRDAALKLADQLDPKLCRVKVGKELFTSCAAEIVGTLRDKGFEVFLDLKFHDIPNTTAMAVKAAAEMGVWMVNVHCSGGLRMMTACREVLEQRSGPKPLLIGVTVLTSMEREDLAGIGLDIEPQEQVLRLAALAQKAGLDGLVCSALEAQALKTAHPSLQLVTPGIRPAGSAQDDQRRILTPRQALDAGSDYLVIGRPISQAADPAKALAAVVAEIA
- a CDS encoding NADP-dependent oxidoreductase; this translates as MTAQTNRQFLLAKRPVGAATRETFTYQEVPVGTPGDGQVLVHNEYLSLDPAMRGWMNEGKSYIPPVGIGEVMRALGVGKVIASNNPKFAVGDYVNGALGVQDYFLGEPRGFYKVDPKLAPLPRYLSALGMTGMTAYFALLETGAPKAGETVVISGAAGAVGSIAGQIAKIKGCRVVGIAGGADKCKFLVDELGFDAAIDYKSEDVPAALKRECPKGVDVYFDNVGGDILDAVLSRLALKARVVICGAISQYNNKEAVKGPANYLSLLVNRARMEGFVVMDHAANFAAAGQEMAGWMAQGKLKSKEDIVEGLETFPETLMKLFNGENFGKLILKVN
- a CDS encoding SDR family oxidoreductase; translated protein: MSMTFSGQVALVTGAAAGIGRATALAFAAEGLKVVVADLDVAGGEGTVALIQQAGGEALFVRCNVTLEADVQQLMAQTVAAYGRLDYAFNNAGIEIEKGRLADGSLDEFDAIMGVNVKGVWLCMKHQLPLLLAQGGGAIVNTASVAGLGAAPKMSIYAASKHAVIGLTKSAAIEYAKKKIRVNAVCPAVIDTDMFRRAYEADPRKAEFAAAMHPVGRIGKVEEIASAVLYLCSDGAAFTTGQALAVDGGATAI